Proteins encoded by one window of Pseudomonas coleopterorum:
- a CDS encoding TetR family transcriptional regulator, whose translation MLPRAEQKQQTRLALLEATRQLMAAGRGFGSISLREVAKAAGIVPTGFYRHFDDMDQLGLALVNEVDATFRATLRLVRHHEIVVGGLTAASVRIFLDGVAANRPQFLFLAREQYGGSLPVRQAIATLRAGISADLATDLGSMPKWQHLDSASLQVMADLVVKAVFATLPELIDPPAPDLPAHLTPEAKISQQLRFIFIGAKYWKGLSQ comes from the coding sequence ATGTTGCCGCGCGCCGAACAGAAACAGCAGACCCGCCTTGCCCTCCTCGAAGCCACACGCCAATTGATGGCGGCCGGCCGAGGCTTCGGCAGTATCAGCCTGCGCGAAGTCGCCAAGGCTGCCGGCATCGTACCGACCGGCTTCTACCGCCATTTCGACGACATGGACCAGCTCGGTCTGGCCCTGGTCAACGAAGTCGACGCCACGTTTCGCGCCACTCTGCGTCTTGTGCGTCACCATGAAATCGTGGTCGGCGGGCTCACCGCAGCCTCGGTGCGCATCTTTCTCGATGGCGTAGCCGCCAACCGCCCGCAGTTCCTGTTCCTCGCCCGCGAGCAATACGGCGGTTCCCTGCCCGTGCGCCAAGCCATCGCCACCCTGCGCGCGGGCATCAGCGCGGACCTGGCGACTGACCTGGGCTCCATGCCCAAATGGCAGCACCTGGACAGTGCCTCGCTGCAGGTCATGGCCGACCTGGTGGTCAAGGCCGTGTTCGCCACGTTGCCGGAACTGATCGACCCACCGGCACCCGACCTGCCGGCTCACCTGACGCCCGAAGCGAAGATCAGCCAGCAACTGCGCTTCATCTTCATCGGCGCCAAGTACTGGAAAGGGCTTAGCCAATAG
- a CDS encoding HupE/UreJ family protein, with protein sequence MTFKTLFTCAALLLTPAVAFAHPGHGDNGLLAGIGHPLGGLDHLLAMLAVGLWAAQQQGAARWALPCTFVGTMLIGGLLGFAGLQLPALESGIAASVLALGLAVALAVRPPLILAVVATALFALFHGVAHGLELPDMSSPVAYAAGFVAATAALHAAGYAVVRFLPKAAAPLVRVAGALSALTGAWLLAG encoded by the coding sequence ATGACCTTCAAGACGCTCTTCACCTGTGCGGCCCTGCTGCTGACTCCAGCTGTCGCCTTCGCTCATCCGGGCCATGGCGACAACGGCCTGCTGGCCGGTATCGGCCACCCCCTGGGCGGCCTCGATCATTTGCTGGCCATGCTCGCCGTAGGCCTTTGGGCGGCGCAGCAACAGGGTGCAGCGCGCTGGGCGTTGCCGTGCACCTTCGTCGGCACCATGCTCATCGGTGGTCTGCTGGGCTTTGCCGGCCTGCAACTGCCCGCGCTGGAAAGCGGCATTGCCGCTTCGGTACTGGCCCTGGGTCTGGCCGTGGCGCTGGCGGTGCGGCCACCGCTGATCCTGGCCGTGGTCGCCACGGCGCTGTTCGCCCTGTTTCACGGCGTGGCCCACGGCCTGGAGCTGCCGGACATGTCCAGCCCCGTCGCCTATGCGGCCGGTTTCGTCGCCGCCACCGCTGCACTGCATGCAGCCGGTTATGCCGTCGTGCGCTTCCTGCCCAAGGCCGCGGCGCCGCTGGTACGCGTGGCCGGTGCGCTGTCGGCATTGACCGGCGCATGGTTGCTGGCCGGCTGA
- a CDS encoding ferritin-like domain-containing protein, protein MLNLETSQLTSVQDLRARARQNVDQGAVTEGYNADREEIIKLLNGSLATELVCVLRYKRHYFMASGLKASIAADEFLEHAEQEAEHADKLAERIVQLGGEPEFNPDLLSKNSHAQYVAGNTLKEMVYEDLVAERIAIDSYREIIQYIGDKDPTTRRIFEDILAQEEEHADDMADIYNAL, encoded by the coding sequence ATGCTGAACCTCGAAACTTCCCAACTGACATCCGTGCAAGACCTGCGTGCCCGCGCACGTCAGAACGTCGATCAAGGCGCCGTCACCGAAGGCTACAACGCCGACCGCGAAGAGATCATCAAACTGCTCAACGGCTCGCTGGCCACCGAACTAGTGTGCGTGCTGCGCTACAAGCGCCACTACTTCATGGCCAGTGGCCTGAAGGCCAGCATTGCGGCCGATGAATTCCTCGAGCACGCCGAGCAGGAAGCCGAACACGCCGACAAGCTGGCCGAGCGCATCGTGCAACTGGGCGGCGAGCCGGAATTCAACCCGGACCTGCTGAGCAAGAACTCCCACGCTCAATACGTGGCAGGCAACACGCTCAAGGAAATGGTCTACGAAGACCTGGTGGCCGAGCGGATCGCTATCGACAGCTACCGCGAAATCATCCAGTACATCGGTGACAAGGACCCTACCACTCGCCGCATCTTCGAAGACATCCTGGCCCAGGAAGAAGAACACGCCGACGACATGGCCGACATTTACAACGCGCTGTAA
- a CDS encoding SDR family oxidoreductase: protein MTSTVFITGATSGFGEACARRFAEAGWSLILTGRREERLTALSEELSAKTRVLPLVLDVRDRKAMEAAIAGLPEEFASISGLVNNAGLALGADPAPKCDLDDWDTMVDTNIKGLIYATRLLLPRLIAHGKGATIVNLGSVAGNYPYPGSHVYGGTKAFVGQFSLNLRCDLQGTGVRVTNLEPGMCESEFSLVRFGGDQARYDATYAGANPIQPQDIAETIYWILTQPPHININSLEVMPVTQSWAGFAVERPGKA, encoded by the coding sequence ATGACTTCCACGGTATTCATCACTGGCGCCACGTCCGGATTCGGCGAAGCCTGCGCGCGGCGTTTCGCCGAGGCCGGCTGGTCGTTGATTCTGACCGGCCGCCGCGAAGAGCGTCTGACCGCGTTGAGCGAAGAGCTGTCGGCGAAGACGCGCGTGCTCCCGCTGGTACTCGACGTCCGTGACCGCAAGGCCATGGAGGCGGCGATTGCCGGGTTGCCCGAGGAATTCGCCAGCATCAGTGGGCTGGTCAACAACGCAGGTCTGGCTTTGGGCGCAGACCCTGCGCCCAAGTGCGACCTGGACGATTGGGACACCATGGTCGATACCAACATCAAAGGGCTGATCTACGCCACGCGGCTGCTGCTGCCGCGCCTGATTGCCCACGGCAAGGGGGCAACGATCGTCAACCTGGGCTCTGTGGCCGGCAATTACCCCTATCCCGGCAGCCATGTGTACGGGGGCACCAAAGCCTTTGTCGGGCAGTTCTCATTGAACCTGCGCTGTGACCTGCAAGGTACCGGCGTGCGCGTCACCAACCTTGAGCCGGGCATGTGCGAAAGCGAATTCTCGCTGGTGCGCTTCGGCGGTGACCAGGCGCGCTACGATGCAACCTATGCAGGCGCCAACCCGATCCAGCCGCAGGACATCGCCGAAACCATCTACTGGATTCTGACCCAGCCGCCCCACATCAACATCAACAGCCTGGAAGTCATGCCGGTCACGCAATCGTGGGCCGGCTTTGCGGTCGAGCGTCCCGGCAAGGCCTGA
- a CDS encoding AGE family epimerase/isomerase, producing the protein MPDPSLHAALAATQAHFRDTVLPLWQGAGFNTELGLPFEAVNATGQPLPAQRYRAMACARQLYVFSSLIDQPGAREHAATLFRSLQRHFHDAEHGGWFYSIDAQGAPLDRRKDLYTHAFIVFACAHYWEKVREPLVESVLNAALEVIATRFSTGDGLHEALLGEDWSDQGAGPLQNPLMHLAEAFLATLAVRDDKPTQAALLALCEAMQARFVEPEHGIMLEKPRGAVDNWFEPGHQFEWLFLVQTSPLLQGSALHRSLQRAFAYAQGTGVQDGVVMAMLKLDGEVLDATQRIWAQAEYLRALTLRPDADVGAQLQVLRERFLHGAGWHECRDGKGMVSRTDMPSTTPYHLLTCYQGLQAFV; encoded by the coding sequence ATGCCTGACCCATCGCTGCACGCCGCCCTGGCGGCCACTCAAGCGCACTTTCGCGACACCGTCCTGCCATTGTGGCAAGGCGCCGGCTTCAACACCGAACTGGGCCTGCCGTTCGAAGCGGTGAACGCCACTGGCCAGCCGTTGCCGGCGCAGCGCTATCGCGCCATGGCGTGCGCTCGTCAGCTGTACGTGTTTTCCAGTCTGATCGACCAGCCCGGTGCCCGCGAACACGCCGCCACCCTGTTCCGCTCCCTGCAACGGCATTTCCACGATGCCGAGCACGGCGGTTGGTTCTACAGCATCGACGCGCAAGGTGCACCGCTGGATCGGCGCAAGGACCTCTACACCCACGCCTTCATCGTCTTCGCCTGTGCCCACTACTGGGAAAAGGTGCGCGAGCCGCTGGTGGAGTCGGTGCTCAACGCCGCCCTGGAAGTGATCGCCACCCGGTTTTCCACAGGCGACGGCCTCCACGAAGCCCTGCTTGGCGAAGACTGGAGCGATCAGGGCGCAGGCCCTTTGCAGAACCCCTTGATGCACCTGGCAGAAGCCTTCCTGGCAACCCTGGCCGTGCGTGACGATAAACCTACCCAGGCGGCGCTGCTGGCCCTGTGCGAGGCCATGCAGGCGCGTTTCGTGGAACCCGAGCACGGCATCATGCTGGAGAAGCCGCGCGGTGCTGTGGATAACTGGTTCGAACCGGGCCATCAGTTCGAGTGGCTGTTTCTCGTGCAGACCTCACCGCTGCTGCAGGGCAGCGCCCTGCACCGCTCCCTGCAGCGCGCCTTCGCTTATGCACAAGGCACCGGCGTGCAGGATGGGGTCGTGATGGCGATGCTCAAGCTCGACGGCGAAGTCCTCGACGCCACTCAACGCATCTGGGCGCAGGCCGAGTACCTGCGCGCCCTGACGCTGCGGCCCGATGCCGATGTCGGCGCGCAGTTGCAGGTCTTGCGCGAGCGCTTCCTGCACGGCGCCGGCTGGCACGAGTGCCGCGATGGCAAAGGGATGGTCAGCCGTACCGACATGCCATCGACCACCCCTTACCACCTGCTGACCTGCTACCAGGGGCTGCAGGCGTTCGTCTGA
- a CDS encoding urease accessory protein UreF, with translation MNNAWALLRLASPQLPIGGYSYSQGLEMAVENGTVNDAQSAHHWIADQLLLNLARFEAPLLLAHCMAAAQDDWGQLLELSAEHRASRETRELQLESRQMGYSLKQLLLGLAELDIPARRYLAQIEEPHLALGWALAARAWNIPAQDALAAWLWSWLENQLAVLMKTLPLGQQAAQRLTTQLLPTLQLAQRNATELDPQHYGSAAFGLSLASMAHERQYSRLFRS, from the coding sequence GTGAACAACGCCTGGGCCCTGCTGCGCCTGGCCAGCCCACAGTTGCCGATCGGTGGCTACAGCTATTCGCAGGGCCTGGAAATGGCCGTGGAAAACGGCACGGTCAACGATGCACAGAGCGCCCATCACTGGATCGCCGACCAACTGCTGCTCAACCTGGCGCGCTTCGAAGCGCCCCTGCTGCTCGCCCATTGCATGGCCGCAGCGCAGGACGACTGGGGGCAGCTGCTGGAACTGAGCGCCGAACACCGCGCGAGTCGGGAGACCCGCGAGCTGCAACTGGAGAGTCGGCAGATGGGCTATTCGCTCAAGCAACTCCTGCTCGGCCTTGCCGAATTGGATATCCCAGCCCGTCGCTACCTGGCTCAGATCGAAGAACCTCACCTGGCCCTGGGCTGGGCGCTGGCCGCGCGGGCCTGGAACATCCCGGCGCAAGACGCGCTGGCCGCCTGGCTGTGGAGCTGGCTGGAGAACCAACTGGCAGTGCTCATGAAGACCTTGCCCCTGGGTCAGCAGGCCGCCCAGCGCCTCACTACCCAATTGCTGCCGACTTTGCAGTTGGCCCAGCGCAATGCCACCGAACTGGATCCTCAACACTACGGCAGTGCCGCCTTCGGCCTGTCCCTGGCGAGCATGGCCCACGAACGCCAGTACAGCCGCCTGTTCCGTTCCTAG
- the osmE gene encoding osmotically-inducible lipoprotein OsmE produces the protein MYKQSLAALCVIASLAGCSSNTTVQNPVDFVTYRDAPLVKQVEKGMTMQQVLAIGGTPSTVVAGTANSAYGTCNNYILNREGHQQPYYVSFDSSGRVATKGFMTCEQRKLNETAP, from the coding sequence ATGTACAAGCAATCCTTGGCTGCACTGTGTGTCATCGCCTCGCTGGCCGGCTGTTCCTCGAACACCACCGTGCAGAACCCGGTGGACTTCGTGACCTATCGCGACGCACCGCTGGTCAAGCAGGTCGAGAAAGGCATGACCATGCAGCAGGTCCTGGCCATCGGCGGCACACCGTCGACCGTCGTTGCAGGCACCGCCAACTCCGCCTACGGCACCTGCAACAACTACATCCTCAACCGTGAAGGCCATCAACAGCCTTACTACGTCAGCTTCGACAGCTCGGGCCGTGTGGCGACCAAGGGCTTCATGACCTGCGAGCAACGCAAGCTGAACGAAACCGCGCCGTAA
- a CDS encoding ABC transporter ATP-binding protein: MSTPILELKEIDVHYGPIQALKKVSLHIDEGETVSLIGSNGAGKSTLLMSIFGQPRASAGQIIYRGTDITQKSSHYIASNGIAQSPEGRRVFPDMSVEENLMMGTIPIGDKHSSEDMQRMFELFPRLKERRNQRAMTMSGGEQQMLAIARALMSRPKLLLLDEPSLGLAPIVVKQIFSTLRELAQSGMTIFLVEQNANHALRLSDRAYVMVNGEIRLTGTGRELLSNDEVRNAYLGGH, translated from the coding sequence ATGAGTACGCCCATCCTCGAATTGAAGGAGATCGACGTTCACTACGGTCCGATCCAGGCGCTGAAAAAGGTCTCGCTGCACATCGACGAGGGCGAGACGGTGAGCCTGATCGGCTCCAACGGTGCGGGCAAGTCGACGCTGCTGATGTCCATCTTCGGCCAGCCGCGCGCCAGTGCCGGGCAGATCATCTACCGTGGTACCGACATCACTCAGAAGTCGTCCCACTACATCGCCTCCAACGGCATCGCCCAGTCGCCGGAAGGCCGTCGAGTCTTTCCCGACATGTCGGTGGAAGAGAACCTGATGATGGGTACCATCCCCATCGGCGACAAGCACTCGAGCGAAGACATGCAGCGCATGTTCGAGCTGTTTCCCCGGCTGAAGGAGCGGCGCAACCAGCGCGCCATGACCATGTCAGGTGGTGAGCAGCAGATGCTTGCCATCGCACGTGCGTTGATGAGTCGGCCCAAGCTGCTGTTGCTCGACGAGCCGTCCCTGGGGTTGGCACCGATCGTGGTCAAGCAGATCTTTTCGACCCTGCGCGAGCTGGCGCAGAGCGGGATGACTATCTTCCTGGTCGAGCAGAACGCCAACCACGCGCTCCGGCTTTCGGACCGTGCCTATGTGATGGTCAACGGCGAGATCCGTCTGACCGGAACGGGCCGTGAGCTGCTTAGCAACGATGAGGTGCGCAATGCCTACCTGGGCGGCCACTGA
- a CDS encoding AI-2E family transporter, with the protein MPMFSSRQVLIASWILVFGGLLLVLPMRLLPSLLAGLLVFELVNMLTPQLERLIAGRRARWVAVALLGTLVVSSLALLFAGVISFVLHEAENPGASLNKFMGVVDRARGQLPPFIDAYLPASAAEFRVAISGWLSKHLSDLQLVGKDAAHMFVTLLIGMVLGAIIALQAIPDPDQRKPLAAALFDRLALLVRAFRNIVFAQIKISLLNTFFTAIFLAVVLPLCGIKLPLTKTLIVLTFLLGLLPVIGNLISNTLITIVGLSLSIWVAMAALGYLILIHKVEYFLNARIVGGQISAKSWELLLAMLIFEAAFGLPGVVAGPIYYAYLKSELKQAQLV; encoded by the coding sequence ATGCCCATGTTCTCTTCGCGTCAAGTGCTGATCGCCAGCTGGATTCTGGTGTTTGGCGGCCTTTTGCTGGTCTTGCCGATGCGCCTGCTGCCCAGCCTGTTGGCGGGCCTGCTGGTGTTCGAACTGGTCAACATGCTGACCCCGCAACTGGAGCGACTGATCGCCGGGCGTCGTGCGCGGTGGGTGGCGGTGGCGCTGCTGGGCACGCTGGTGGTCAGCAGCCTGGCGCTGCTGTTCGCCGGCGTCATCAGCTTCGTCCTGCACGAAGCGGAAAACCCGGGTGCCTCGCTGAACAAGTTCATGGGCGTGGTCGATCGTGCCCGCGGCCAGTTGCCGCCCTTCATCGACGCCTACCTGCCAGCCAGCGCCGCCGAATTTCGCGTGGCCATCAGCGGCTGGCTGAGCAAGCACCTGAGCGATCTGCAACTGGTCGGCAAGGATGCCGCGCACATGTTCGTGACCTTGCTGATCGGCATGGTGCTGGGCGCCATCATCGCGCTGCAGGCGATTCCCGATCCCGACCAGCGCAAGCCCCTGGCGGCGGCGCTGTTCGACCGTCTGGCGCTGCTGGTGCGGGCCTTTCGCAACATCGTCTTCGCGCAGATCAAGATTTCCCTGCTGAACACCTTCTTCACGGCCATTTTCCTGGCCGTGGTACTGCCGTTATGCGGGATCAAGCTGCCGCTGACCAAGACCCTCATCGTGCTGACCTTCCTGCTCGGGCTGTTGCCGGTGATCGGCAATCTGATCTCGAACACCTTGATCACCATCGTCGGGCTGTCACTGTCGATCTGGGTGGCCATGGCGGCGCTGGGTTATCTGATACTCATTCACAAGGTCGAGTACTTCCTCAACGCGCGGATCGTCGGTGGGCAGATCAGTGCCAAGTCGTGGGAGCTGCTGCTGGCGATGCTGATCTTCGAGGCAGCGTTCGGGCTGCCTGGGGTGGTGGCGGGGCCGATCTACTATGCCTATCTGAAGAGTGAGTTGAAGCAGGCTCAGTTGGTGTAA
- a CDS encoding AsmA family protein, with translation MTRPRKIVAWTLGSLLVLLLIVVVVIATFDWNRIKPTLNEKVSEALHRPFAINGDLAVHWQREEDEGGWRAWVPWPRFVAQDITLGNPDWSSKPQMASLQKVEFRLSPLPLLAQRVVIPRIDLTGPDVSLQRLADGRANWTFQFDEKDPDAEPSKWVMDIGSIGFDKGVVAFDDQTLKTSVKVLIDPLGKPIPFSDIVGSGAAKKVADQGASAQDYAFGFKVDGRYKDLPLSGSGKIGGLLALQDASRPFPVQVDVRIADTRAAVAGTLTDPRNLGALDLRLRLSGSSLGNLYPLTGVTLPDSPAYETDGHLVVKLHEPGGASFRYEDFNGKIGNSDIHGNLGFVASQPRPKLSGALVSNQLLFADLKPLIGADSNAEQKARGGASKQPAGKVLPVEEFKTDRWRAMDADVEFTGRKIVHSEDLPFTDLYTHVVLDDGNLRLEPLRFGVAGGKLDAQISLNGRTTPLQGRAKLTARGFQLKQLFPSFEPMRTSFGQLNGDAEIAGTGNSVAALLGTANGNLKMLVNDGAVSRDLMEIAGLNVGNYLVGKIFGDKEVDINCAAASLGIKNGLASTDLFVFDTENAIIYIDGTVNFKQEQLDLKISPESKGFRLLSLRSPLYVRGPFAKPNAGVQAVPLLLRGAGMVALGAAIGPAAGLLALVAPSGGEPNQCTPLLQQMKAGKAPKTVPGS, from the coding sequence ATGACGCGCCCACGTAAAATCGTCGCCTGGACCCTGGGCAGCCTGTTGGTCCTGCTGCTGATAGTGGTAGTGGTGATCGCCACCTTCGATTGGAATCGAATCAAACCCACGCTCAACGAAAAGGTTTCCGAAGCCCTGCATCGTCCCTTTGCCATCAATGGTGACCTCGCCGTGCATTGGCAGCGTGAAGAGGATGAAGGGGGCTGGCGTGCCTGGGTGCCGTGGCCGCGTTTCGTCGCTCAGGACATCACCCTGGGCAACCCCGATTGGTCGTCGAAACCTCAGATGGCCAGCCTGCAGAAGGTCGAATTTCGTCTTTCGCCGCTGCCTCTGCTGGCCCAGCGCGTGGTCATACCGCGTATCGACCTGACCGGTCCCGATGTCTCCCTGCAACGTCTGGCCGATGGTCGCGCCAACTGGACCTTCCAGTTCGACGAAAAGGACCCCGACGCCGAGCCGTCCAAATGGGTCATGGACATCGGCTCCATCGGCTTCGACAAGGGCGTGGTGGCGTTCGACGACCAGACGCTCAAGACTTCGGTCAAGGTGTTGATCGACCCATTGGGTAAACCCATTCCGTTCAGCGACATCGTCGGCAGCGGTGCGGCCAAGAAAGTCGCCGACCAAGGTGCCAGTGCGCAGGACTACGCGTTCGGCTTCAAGGTCGATGGTCGCTACAAGGACCTGCCGCTCTCGGGCTCGGGCAAGATCGGCGGGCTGCTGGCGCTGCAGGACGCTTCCCGGCCGTTTCCCGTCCAGGTCGATGTGCGTATCGCCGACACCCGCGCTGCGGTTGCCGGCACTCTGACCGATCCGCGCAACCTGGGCGCGCTGGATTTGCGCCTGCGCCTGAGTGGCAGCAGCCTGGGCAATCTCTACCCACTGACCGGCGTGACCCTGCCGGATTCTCCCGCGTACGAAACCGATGGGCACTTGGTGGTCAAGCTGCACGAGCCTGGCGGCGCGTCGTTTCGCTATGAGGATTTCAACGGCAAGATCGGCAACAGCGACATCCATGGCAACCTGGGCTTCGTCGCCAGCCAGCCTCGGCCAAAGCTGAGCGGCGCGCTGGTGTCGAACCAGTTGTTGTTCGCCGACCTCAAGCCGTTGATCGGTGCCGACTCCAATGCCGAGCAGAAGGCCCGCGGCGGGGCGAGCAAGCAACCGGCCGGCAAGGTCCTGCCGGTGGAAGAGTTCAAGACCGACCGCTGGCGCGCCATGGACGCCGACGTCGAATTCACCGGGCGCAAGATCGTCCACAGCGAGGATCTGCCGTTCACGGACCTGTATACTCATGTGGTACTGGACGACGGCAACCTGCGCCTGGAGCCGCTACGCTTCGGCGTGGCCGGGGGCAAGCTCGACGCACAGATCTCGCTCAACGGCCGCACCACGCCGTTGCAGGGTCGGGCCAAATTGACCGCGCGCGGCTTTCAGCTCAAGCAACTGTTCCCCTCGTTCGAACCCATGCGCACCAGCTTCGGTCAGCTCAACGGCGATGCCGAGATTGCCGGCACCGGCAATTCGGTGGCGGCGCTGCTGGGCACGGCCAATGGCAATCTGAAAATGCTCGTCAACGATGGCGCGGTGAGCCGCGACCTGATGGAGATTGCCGGGCTGAACGTCGGCAACTACCTGGTCGGCAAGATCTTCGGTGACAAGGAGGTGGACATCAACTGTGCGGCCGCGTCACTGGGCATCAAGAACGGGCTGGCCAGCACCGATCTGTTCGTCTTCGATACCGAGAACGCGATCATCTACATCGATGGCACGGTGAATTTCAAGCAGGAACAACTGGACCTGAAGATCTCTCCAGAGTCCAAGGGCTTCCGTCTGCTGTCGCTGCGCTCGCCGCTGTACGTGCGCGGCCCGTTCGCCAAGCCCAATGCTGGCGTGCAAGCGGTGCCTTTGCTGTTGCGCGGTGCAGGGATGGTCGCACTCGGCGCTGCCATCGGGCCGGCGGCTGGCCTGCTGGCGTTGGTGGCACCCAGCGGTGGCGAGCCGAATCAGTGCACGCCGCTCCTGCAGCAGATGAAGGCGGGCAAGGCTCCGAAGACGGTACCTGGGTCCTGA
- the ureE gene encoding urease accessory protein UreE has translation MLVIHRRIAPADQWAAELHLNFEARSKSRLRCFSAEGEDVGLFLERGQPPLHDGECLQAEDGRVVRVCARPEELLHVTCASAFELTRAAYHLGNRHVALQVGDGWLRLLDDYVLKAMLEQLGAQTQTLLAPFQPEHGAYGGGHHHSRHGEEGFNYAPKLHQFGVRT, from the coding sequence ATGCTGGTTATTCACCGCCGAATCGCGCCTGCGGACCAATGGGCTGCCGAGCTGCACCTGAACTTCGAGGCCCGCAGCAAAAGTCGCCTGCGCTGTTTCAGTGCCGAGGGTGAAGATGTCGGACTGTTTCTCGAACGCGGCCAGCCTCCCTTGCACGACGGCGAATGCCTGCAGGCCGAAGACGGTCGAGTGGTGCGCGTGTGCGCCCGTCCCGAGGAACTGCTGCACGTCACCTGCGCAAGCGCCTTCGAACTGACCCGCGCGGCCTATCACCTGGGCAATCGCCACGTCGCCCTGCAAGTCGGTGACGGCTGGCTGCGCCTGCTCGACGACTACGTGCTCAAGGCCATGCTCGAACAGCTCGGCGCACAGACCCAGACGCTGCTCGCCCCTTTTCAACCCGAGCACGGTGCCTACGGCGGTGGTCACCATCATTCGCGACACGGCGAAGAAGGCTTCAACTACGCGCCCAAACTGCATCAGTTCGGCGTGCGCACGTGA
- the ureG gene encoding urease accessory protein UreG codes for MNTQPLRVGIGGPVGSGKTALTLALCLALRERYNLAVVTNDIYTREDADFLVRNQALAPERIIGVETGGCPHTAIREDASINLEAVDQLNRRFPGLDLILVESGGDNLSATFSPELSDLTIYVIDVSAGDKLPRKGGPGICKSDLLVINKIDLAPLVGASLEMMDGDTRRMRGEKPFVFSNQKTGQGLEQIIAFIERQGLLDAA; via the coding sequence ATGAATACCCAACCTCTGCGTGTCGGTATCGGAGGCCCGGTAGGCTCCGGCAAGACCGCGCTGACCCTGGCCCTGTGCCTGGCCCTGCGCGAGCGCTACAACCTGGCGGTGGTCACCAACGACATCTATACCCGTGAAGACGCCGATTTTCTGGTACGCAACCAGGCGCTCGCCCCCGAACGCATCATCGGCGTGGAAACCGGCGGCTGCCCGCACACCGCCATTCGCGAAGACGCTTCCATCAATCTGGAAGCCGTGGACCAGCTCAATCGGCGTTTTCCAGGCCTGGACCTGATCCTCGTGGAATCGGGTGGCGACAACCTGTCCGCCACCTTCAGCCCAGAGCTTTCGGACCTGACCATCTACGTGATCGATGTGTCCGCCGGCGACAAGCTACCGCGCAAGGGCGGCCCCGGTATCTGCAAGTCCGACCTGCTGGTGATCAACAAGATCGACCTGGCACCACTGGTGGGTGCATCCCTGGAGATGATGGACGGCGACACCCGACGCATGCGCGGCGAAAAGCCGTTCGTCTTCAGCAATCAGAAGACCGGCCAGGGCCTGGAGCAGATCATTGCCTTCATCGAGCGCCAGGGCTTGCTCGACGCCGCCTGA